CATAGTTAAAGTGGGattctgaaaatacccttttaagggtttgatacccacataattacctacttatagatatttttaattcgggatattagtgagtaattattgactaatcccgaagtcaaaccttaattacgacggtttgacttttagctaattaactaagctaaaatgaatttagaagggttaaggacacttacaagagtcctaattgtgATTAGAGAGCCTAATGAATCCTTGTTGCTGACCAGAGAGCTTCAGGAGTGCACTTGTGAACTCTTTGCAAATGAATGCCTAAAATGGTTACAACCTCTTgttcttatatagtgaacttTGATGAACAAGATCATGCCAAAGAGGTCTACAAGGGTTGCCAAAGAGGTCTACAAGGGTTTCCAGATCAAGACAAGTGCCCCCCTATGCATGTAAAACCATTGGAGAGGctctggtataagaaaacaaGCCATTAAAGTCGGTTACAGACCTGAACTGGCAGCTGTCCACGcttttctgttactggcaccctgacgcggcccgcataaggtCATAAgggacctttacgcgggtcgcctggcctgtcagaaccagccaaacaagttttaaactttgCATTTTCAGTCCCTGGGAACGTGGTTTTGAGTCCCTAAATTGCATTTCCAGccttctaacttgatttttaagggccttgggacttttactaacttggttaagtccttgactaaccttgtaaccactcataaggccttagaattcaatgttgacgcttttaacccctcgtacacgaatttgatcataactttctcatacgataacgaaactttatgaaattttaaccacatattctagttagtatattttatcgttacaaagcttcgggtctgccaaaaggtcactcagaggtatactttgcacatgttgacacttttagcccctgcagtttgtaattcctcactttctttcatatttagcttcgtatgatccgtgatttattcgtttgaaggtataaacattatgtagggctattttagaatatatttatccattgttgacactttggacccttatattctcatagtttccccgtttgtcaactttagtccctccaaagtattctttctcacgttcagagcttatgacacgtgtttatacattattggacataaattttcaaggtgttacatttcaaaattcctttattagtaatattacaatcgataaagatctttgtgttaatataacgccaaactacattttcgaaaaaattaattattagtgatttttctccacttcaaatacccatttttctttctaatcggaaaataataaaatcaatggGAGTAGTTGAGGATGTGTTTGTGCAAACAAATCAAACGGTAGTCCCAACCGACTTCTTTATTCTTGATGACACTCCGCTTGTGTTGGGATGACCTTTTGTAAAAGCCTATCAAGCTTTGACCAACCGGAAGCAAAACAACCTACTCATTCAATTAGGGGCCGACAAAAAGTATATCGATCTTGAccaatcaatgaaatatccaatcgacaatgacgaccccctaattgaagatgaagatgaaccactcGATACGGAAGACAAAAtcgaccactttgttgaagaagaggtcgccattgAACAAACCTTTATGGTCCTTGACCAAACTGAGAAACcgaataaggagtctcctaaagacccaccacttgagctcaaagaactcccaaaaggtttggaatatgcttttctcgaCAAAGATGGTAAGCTACCTGTAATTAATTCTTCAAAATTAACTAaactagaaaaagaaaaattaattacacttttgaaaaaacacaaaaacgttATCGCATGGAAGCTTGTAGatgttaaaggaataagcccttccatgtgcacgcacaaaattttaatgaatgatgactataaatcggtaatacaaccacaacgtagagtaaatccgaatgttcaagaagtggttaaaaacgaagtcatcaaactacttgacgccggacttatctACCCAATTTCCGATAGCCCTTGggtgagtcccgtccaagtagttcccaagaaaggaggtatgacggtggtcactaatgaaaaaaatgaattaataccaacgagaaccgtcaccggatggagagtttgtatagattatcgtcgattaaatgaggcaacaaggaaagatcattTCCCTtaccttttattgatcaaatgttagaaagattatccggtcacaaattttattgttttttagatggtttttcaggttactttcagaTACAGATAGctcccgaagaccaagaaaaaacaacattcacatgtccctatggaacttttgcttatcgaagCATGTctttcggtctatgtaatgcccccgcaacttactaacgttgcatggtggccatcttccatgacatgatagaaaagactatggaagtcttcatggacgacttttctatctttggagattcatatgaccaatgcctcgataaccttgaacgaatgctatcccgatgtgaggaaactaacctcgcccttaactgggaaaaatgccatttcatggtaacagagggaatagtactcagTCACAAAACTAAACCTTTTTTTTATATTTGATGtgaattacatcaaatgaggcataaaactaatcatttttttagtactaatgtttgaaaagtgtgtttttgtcttccttttggaTTTACaagaccaaatgagcttaaatgaacaaaagaaaaaaaaataaacagccaaaacaaacataaatacaaagaaaaggaataaacgtaaCATGCctgacccctcggcagcatccccaaagcaaaaacaaagaaacaaaagactgaccacggggccgtgcccagccgaacacggggcgtggtcaggagcctgcagaaaagacaaacctgtagaagcttccatgcccaccacgggggcgtgcccagctcagcacggggcgtgatCAACGCAAAGATACGCAGAAACTtgccaaatcttgatagtacagatacgatactgaccacggggccgtgcccactggacacggggtcgtgtgggaccctctgctgacacttgcatttaatgaaggaagagaaaaggctggccacgggggcgtgcccactggacacggggtcgtggccAGAGcactgtgcaggctataaataggggtgcttggctcacttcaaaggcatcccttggcaaaccactactctcccactttgccaccactctaccaccactacaacaccaactcCCACCAcctccatcatccatctttagagtgtgtagtagtttcgggatccaagattgatcataagggttcttgccaatcaaatgccatgtttggttaagcctcttacatcacttggtgaagacaagtctttattGTATTACTATTGAATTTTAATCttcggcactttttatttggttttgtattaatgaatttaataactagtttcttatgttgaaggtgaattctTCCTATCATTttttcgtggtgtcttggcgttaatttactgtctatataaagtaaaagattacatcattcatgtttttacggtctatataaaagcatgttgactacctggtcgggggttaggggaatggtttggtaaggttcgtgccttgttcagtgtatagatcctgcaaggacctggttcAAGGTTACTAGGAactccttcaatacccattggtattggatggcgggggtgcgaatagcttgaaccctcatatgtaaactactattaatactttaaaccggcttcttgggattgtatccttgctgactcaaaccacttagccgagggtaacatcaccttcaaaagaggggcctaccacttttcgcattaataacttaattaattatctttcatcattccgaccctttgggattgtatccctgctgactcaaaccactgggttgagggtaacgtcaccttcaaaagaggggtctactaatataactaagataatctcttaaaaagtccgaaagtgcgacAATCATCAAATGATAccttaaaggcgagtcggatccaagtgattcatcttgtctatctgtttttattttatttatcttttcatttttagtttttattttcatgtttcaaaacttttctcaaaacttagattgattagacgttgaggataaaccggtactaaaagctcttatgtccttggacgacctcggtgtcttaccaacgctatactacgctcacgatgggtgcacttgcccaagtgtgtgtttactgttagtagaatatcgtgttttataaatttaaaacttgactaatgcgtaaaatggaCTCAAAATATTAATCAAATcatatcacacctaacgcacaccaagtttttggcgcccttgccagggacacaaggattttaagaaagcttaaaattgactgcctaatcattttttaaaaccttttcaaaactgtacgcaattttttaaatttttttgagaAATTTTTGCATTACagtagtctgaacacggggccatgctcattGAACACACCCTGTGCTACACGAAAACaacaaaacatttttaaaacacCCAGACTCATAGTCTGAACACAGGGCTGTGCTCGCTGTAAGTGTTCCTTTCGTGGCTTATTCAGTTTTTAGGCTtttaaagccgaaaagtcaagcgttttcgataaacgctttgactttcggtttagaccttAATGGtaaagccattgttcgcaactgtgacaaccggtaatttacggctcttaattacgtgattaacaggtgataacgcaataataaatagtgtttacagcacaaattaacttaattaggactttggagtgcctaggaacgcttaTCCGACTCTATAGTACGCATATGAAGATTCGCGTGGAATCTGCAGAACATCAAACGGCAACGAACtgataccgtacaaaatactgacaacgccacTATTATACGCCTCTTAATTTTAAAAGTTTATTCTTTCGACACTTATGGAGTTTGGGTTGCAatatcgggtctcgtaggaattgcgagccacttacacatgagatgggcttgtgggccctaggcccaagcccaaaacccacaagtcTAAACCTGCACGTAATATATTAAAATCTCATCAAAATCTTTTCAAATCTGCAAAATCTCTACAAAATCCTTATAAAATCTCAACAAGATCTTACAAGATCTACTAGATCTTTATAAATACTCAAACCAAACACAAACAACATACACACCCATAAAGTTATCAGACCCTTTACTCTCTCCCCCTCATTTCTTTTGACTGCAGACCGATTCCAAACACCCACATAGAAATACATTCATACTACATCAGTTTATCCCCAAAGCACACCCACACCACCTTTACCCCTCTTGATTCTTCTCTACAACACAGCCGCACCACACCAACTTCTCCCTCTCGTCTCTCATGTACGGCGACGGAGCCGGATTCTGGTCGGCGCTCCGATGCCCCTCCTTCTCCGGCGAGCTCACACCACACCACACCTCCACGCAACCCCAACCCCGGTTCTCCTTTAACACCCCACACAAACTCCCACTGTTCATTTTTCCGGTGAGGTTTCACTGGTGAAACACCCCCAACCCACGACAGACCTGGGTTATCAGCACcaatggagagagagagagagagagaagggacGAGAGAAAGAACGGCCGGAGGTAGTGGTGGTCGACGGTCGGAGCTCCAGCCGTCGGAGAACATTGGACGACAGCACTGCAACTATGGTGGTGAGTATGTTTTGATTCAGTTCTGGTTCGGGTCACATCTCGGCTCAGGTTAGATTCGTTTCAACTCGGGTAACCTGCGGATGTTTCGGGTTAGTTTGATTCAAGTTTCAGTTGGTTTCTTTCGGGTCAGATTTGAGAGGTGCTCGAGTCGGATTTGGGGGTATGCTCGGTTCAGGTTTAAGGTGTGTTCGGTTCGGGTTCGAGTTATGTACAGTTTCGGGTTCGCATCAGAGAGCTTGGGTCACGTTTCAACGGCTCGAGTCAACGGTCAACAGAAGTCAAAGCTGGTCAACATCAAGTCATGGCTCGGGTTTGGTCAACTCGGGTCAGATTAGGAAGAGGTTCGGTCAAACTCAGGTCAACATTAGTCAACTCAgccggtcaactcagttgactcggTCAGCTCGACTTTCGACACGAGAAGATGGTAAAGATTTTACGGCGCAATACATTTCGTTATTCttatagttttatttatttacgtgTGAAACGAGCTCAAACCAAGTTGTTTATAGCTTCCATTTTGATGCATATGATGAAAATATTTACATAGTTATTGCTTACATTGtttaattttgataaaataacgaCAACTGGTGTTGTCAGGGGTgcccaaaaacagaggaaactctgcccgtttttcgagaaaatctgtAAAAATTAACGTGTTTTACTATAAACGAAACCGTTCGTGTTCAAACGATTTTATAGACATAGATACAAACGCGTATTTTATTTGACGACGCCTTATAACCTACAGAAAAACAAGCCGATAGCTTTTCAATGAACATGTTTATTAGATAACGGAATTcggtattttttttataaaataaatataattacttatatttatttccaaCGTCTGAAACTCGgaaatcctttaaaaataaacATAACTATTCATGTTTACTTTAAACATCGAAACTCAGAAACgccttttataaaataaatatagcttatatatttatttcgaatatcaaacaacacaattttgttttataaaataaatatagttatatatttatttcaaatgccAACCAACATGAAttccttttataaaataaatatagtttgtatatttatttcaaacacacgaattctcttataaaataaatataatttttatatttatttcaaatgccGAAACGGCATACACGTATATTTTGGCAAATATATACAAGACgtaatatatataatacaagtttattatatattactttcatacAAATATTCCTATATACACAAACGACTTCACGAGACGGCTAACATGATTACaacaatatttatatatatttttatataaatattcatATATATTATAAATCTCTCGAGAACTATGCCTTTCCAAGATTTATTTATTACCAACAATAAATGAGCTAAATAAATATAACTTAATCATTTTAGTTCATAATTTACCGTCGAATCGTTCGATTAatgattcggtagagctcggtaacacgtagtttAATTACCGCTTTTGGTTAGAAATTTATaagatattccatgttaggaatattgtagaacacacgctagcaagtcaagtcttggaaacgacatcacaaagtcgtatatagctagctttgcacaagaatattcaggtgagttcataaccccaccttttacgattttacatttttctaaatgttttcggggtggaaagacatgcactttttgcaaagcatacaaggtTTTCAATAAACAAGAATtgcatatttctaaaccattttacaagcaagttttaactgacacaaatggtttacgaaaagcttatgttttataccggtttttcaaacaagcgtatttttcgaaaTGTGCATACATAcgaattctagttttctaaactacggaaAAATACAAGTACCAAGAGGTACATTAAACTAAGGAATGACACAATAGATCATGCCACGAATAGGGtaacataagcaccattaatcgtgtacatactaagaccgcagaacaaaaggttagatctaatgggtgttcgggcagccacactcttggtgataactagtaccaagtagtgcttttgtgtctcagtcgtgaatagacaactagaaaaatgcctatggtttggatgcttcctatgtcgtgtcataTGTTAGTGGCCTCGCGAACCATTAACAATCTCGTATTCCTTACATATACA
This genomic stretch from Helianthus annuus cultivar XRQ/B chromosome 8, HanXRQr2.0-SUNRISE, whole genome shotgun sequence harbors:
- the LOC118480868 gene encoding uncharacterized protein LOC118480868 isoform X2, which codes for MEREREREGTRERTAGGSGGRRSELQPSENIGRQHCNYGGEYVLIQFWFGSHLGSDLRGARVGFGGMLGSGLRCVRFGFELCTVSGSHQRAWVTFQRLESTVNRSQSWSTSSHGSGLVNSGQIRKRFGQTQVNISQLSRSTQLTRSARLSTREDGIL
- the LOC118480868 gene encoding uncharacterized protein LOC118480868 isoform X1 → MEREREREGTRERTAGGSGGRRSELQPSENIGRQHCNYGGEYVLIQFWFGSHLGSDLRGARVGFGGMLGSGLRCVRFGFELCTVSGSHQRAWVTFQRLESTVNRSQSWSTSSHGSGLVNSGQIRKRFGQTQVNISQLSRSTQLTRSARLSTREDGCISKLWHDWNKRTMWSRVLSGVRFLEVLAIFASAVQ